TGTCGACATCTACGCTTTCTTCAATTAAGTGACACCATTTCTCAATAATATCATTGGCTATCAATTTCTTCTCAATTGCTGGCACTAATCCTAAGTGTCTCATCTCGACCTTCAAATCTTCAAGTTTAGGAATGGCTCCTACAACCTTTAACTTAGCCATGCCCTCCACAGCAGCTCTAGCCTTAATGGTGTGCGCTTTTCCTCGAACCTTATTCAGTATCACGCCCATTATTTTGGTATCGTTAATCAACGTCGAGAAGCCCTTAGCTATGGCTGCAGCGCCAATATTTATGCCGCTCACGTCGATCACAAGTATTATTGGGGCCTTGATTATATTAGCTATGGACCAAGTGCTACCTCTAAGACTTAATGGCTCAGCTGAATCGTATAGGCTTCTCACTCCTTCAATTAACACCAAGTCGACATCTTGAGAATACTCTATGAAGTCCTTAAGAACGTCCTCCTCGGTCATGAGCCAAGAATCCAGGTTAACGCATGGTCGCCCAGAGGCTAATGTAAGGTACTGAGGATCTATGAAGTCTGGACCAACCTTAAAGGTTTGAACTTTCAGCCCCCTCTTAGCCAAGCACCTTGCTAAGCCAGTTGTTATCATAGTCTTTCCAGAGCTACTGCCAGAGCCTGCTATTACCACTCTTGGTATAGCGATCCTCTCAACCATGACTTTCAATCCTCAATTTCAACTGTCTCCTTATTGCCTTACCTAACTTGGATCTGACAATTCTTCTAGAGCCTAACACGCTTACGTGTGCATCACTTTCATTGACCACCTTGCAATACCCTAAAGCTCTGAGCCTAGTCATGGTTCTATTTCCTGATGAGACTCCTATTGCTTTCCCAAGGCCTTCAACGTTAATTGCTTGAGGTACCCCTAAGACGATTGACATATCGAAGCCTCCAACATCTCTTACTACCTCTTGAACTGCCTCGTTTGTCAATGCGTACTCGTCAAGACCGCCGATGAAGTGGTCTACTTTAACGCCCTTCTCCTCAAGCTCTTGAAGTATCCTTCTTGCATCCAATCTAACTTTTGGAAGGCCTCTATCGGTCATTAAGTTCGCCATGAAAACTACGTCACAGTTAACATTTAGATTACTTACAGCTTCGTTGATTGCTAGTACGATGTCTGAGTAGAGATATGCTGTCTCCTTCTTTGCGTTTAAGATTACAGCAGTTCTGCAGCCTCTCTCAAGCTCACTAAGTATTAACTTAGCGACATCATTTACATCGTCCCCCTCAGATGGCTCTATGAAGCCTGGAAGGGCCACTCCGCGCGTCCTTTCAACTTCAGCAGCCTTCTTTAATATCATCTTCTGCCTCTCATACTCTCTCTGATCTA
The sequence above is drawn from the Candidatus Nezhaarchaeota archaeon genome and encodes:
- the cfbD gene encoding Ni-sirohydrochlorin a,c-diamide reductive cyclase catalytic subunit, producing the protein MKLELKYPIHPRPNPIAAALYVLRDLGCDVVVLHGPSGCNFRALRLLERDGVKVFTTALSDLDVIMGGKNKLIEVLRVVYNAYNPKLLGVVGTCCTTIIGEDIEAEVEEVKLPVKVIAANVSACMGDNVEGALRVLERAVKVGVIDQREYERQKMILKKAAEVERTRGVALPGFIEPSEGDDVNDVAKLILSELERGCRTAVILNAKKETAYLYSDIVLAINEAVSNLNVNCDVVFMANLMTDRGLPKVRLDARRILQELEEKGVKVDHFIGGLDEYALTNEAVQEVVRDVGGFDMSIVLGVPQAINVEGLGKAIGVSSGNRTMTRLRALGYCKVVNESDAHVSVLGSRRIVRSKLGKAIRRQLKLRIESHG